A part of Lacerta agilis isolate rLacAgi1 chromosome 7, rLacAgi1.pri, whole genome shotgun sequence genomic DNA contains:
- the CAGE1 gene encoding cancer-associated gene 1 protein isoform X2 gives MSEVVNPVSTSNIYLDLESCSTSSEISQNEVQDSMRKSGLDCTLYKEDHHSELMFEDFTFDFEDASEKQMSPLSTLRTCPIMKDSSFITEWKESNEGLLDQGELEQQCRVPGWEEEWYRTGKESDPEDSQEVVTETASQAEELLVETSDVPIMGESLLDCIVKESPIVSSFLTQPTGSLLKTDVCAANEDLIVQWNGSNAIEKASDEGDTMETGHHNGSMKYFQDSELTVLPNAVDENLDYIRTLVQSNRHLKECLKSNIACCISEEKVDDSTLLPENVENMSEGEHNTEPSPLRPEKSSFMAEEGIQGDRGDKALSPTHSTKSCCLSPYGASDKLWNTPEFCPKQLLLQEGDMDFSKVMKDLELDQQKHLPHILGLQYGNIFSEKTKEIEKLLLEEGDADLKNIIQALEQGQKRQQIQVLDLYHCDVSLAKRFKEQEVDFFMKHDFIDTIRKLKENTADLIEAMSKVTGKKEEAEGCPKCMMGASGKTKDDLQDFGSEKKALVLQLEKLSADYRVLQEKHQAEVEEKVKCMAQCKELDCALRKKEQEIQELNRVVQKLEREASSTMSALHKLRGESEDAQKRSLSLEAELQRQKDERLAEREGLGCRYNKLLAQIKLLQAEFESERAEMEKMQQQVCAFRTETSGLQQEMAKNREENRFLQLESARWKEQCRQIREPQTLKEQLHSQMIQILRYELGLKREELRKKEEIIEWSMHILGRFLLNMKSMHSALSIRDLHSEEDHFNSPYVQKASHLLSKICSLLALAEGLLTCQDTDNQAIAECSTESETVIEVKGKMQRLLFKKKSLEKEATEAGEEESENGGDLPDLLRTKLSEYHKQTDELQAEIKALEANLASKEEVCKKLTGEIVELQKDLGSLTCKVTSYEEIIECADKRLEQANSEISDLEKRNQDLEDLIKKFRMNTRKLRQGWCSFFPKMWIQGDFQKLSGTHLVTKGQTIKYAKYDCHCHCSKVGLQMTY, from the exons ATGAGTGAAGTAGTAAACCCTGTTTCCACCAGCAACATTTATTTGGACCTAGAAAGCTGCAGCACATCTTCAGAGATCTCCCAA aatGAAGTGCAGGATTCAATGAGGAAAAGTGGACTTGACTGCACACTCTACAAAGAAGACCATCATTCTGAGCTGATGTTTGAAGATTTCACATTTG ATTTTGAAGATGCTTCAGAGAAACAAATGTCGCCATTGAGCACGCTAAGAACTTGCCCTATAATGAAAGATTCCTCCTTTATCACTGAGTGGAAGGAATCCAACGAGGGATTATTGGACCAAGGAGAATTAGAGCAACAGTGCAGGGTGCCGGGTTGGGAGGAGGAATGGTACAGAACGGGGAAAGAATCTGATCCAGAAGATTCACAGGAAGTCGTAACTGAAACTGCCAGCCAAGCAGAGGAGTTACTGGTGGAAACATCAGATGTGCCTATCATGGGAGAGTCCTTATTGGACTGCATTGTTAAGGAATCGCCCATTGTGTCAAGTTTTCTCACACAGCCCACAGGTTCTTTATTGAAGACAGATGTGTGTGCGGCTAATGAAGACTTAATTGTCCAATGGAATGGCTCAAATGCGATTGAAAAAGCATCAGATGAAGGAGATACG ATGGAGACTGGACACCACAATGGATCAATGAAATATTTCCAGGACTCTGAGCTCACGGTTTTGCCAAATGCTGTGGATGAAAACCTAGATTACATTCGCACTCTGGTGCAGTCAAACAGACATTTAAAAGAATGTCTCAAGAGCAATATAGCATGTTGTATCAGTGAAGAGAAAGTGGACGATAGCACACTTCTACCAGAAAAT GTTGAAAATATGTCCGAAGGAGAGCATAACACTGAGCCTTCACCTCTCCGTCCAGAGAAGTCCTCCTTCATGGCAGAAGAAGGTATACAAGGGGACAGAGGCGACAAAGCTCTTTCCCCAACCCATTCAACAAAGAGCTGCTGCTTGAGTCCTTATGGAGCTTCAGACAAACTCTGGAACACCCCAGAATTTTGTCCAAAGCAGTTGCTGCTTCAAGAAGGCGATATGGACTTCAGCAAGGTCATGAAGGACTTAGAGCTGGATCAGCAGAAGCACCTGCCCCATATCTTGGGTCTTCAGTATGGCAATATATTTTCTGAGAAGACCAAAGAAATTGAGAAACTCCTTCTTGAGGAAGGAGATGCGGATTTGAAAAATATCATCCAGGCACTAGAGCAAGGCCAAAAGAGGCAACAGATCCAAGTATTGGACCTTTATCATTGTGATGTTTCTTTGGCGAAAAGGTTTAAAGAGCAGGAGGTGGACTTTTTCATGAAGCACGACTTTATTGACACCATTAGGAAGCTGAAGGAGAACACTGCTGATCTCATAGAAGCAATGAGCAAAGTcacaggaaagaaggaagaggcagaggggtGCCCGAAGTGCATGATGGGAGCCTCAGGAAAAACTAAGGATGATCTCCAGGACTTTGGGTCTGAGAAGAAAGCTCTGGTGCTGCAGTTGGAAAAGCTCAGTGCAGACTACAGAGTTCTTCAAGAAAAGCACCAGGCAGAGGTAGAAGAGAAGGTCAAGTGTATGGCTCAGTGTAAGGAGCTGGACTGCGCTCTCCGCAAGAAGGAGCAAGAGATACAAGAGCTGAATCGCGTCGTGCAAAAATTGGAGCGTGAAGCCAGCAGCACCATGTCGGCTCTGCACAAACTGAGGGGAGAAAGTGAGGACGCTCAGAAGCGTTCCTTGTCCTTGGAGGCAGAACTGCAGAGGCAGAAGGACGAGAGGCtggcagaaagggaggggctgggCTGCAGATACAATAAGCTGCTTGCTCAGATTAAACTCCTGCAGGCGGAATTTGAGAGCGAGCGGGCCGAGATGGAGAAAATGCAACAGCAGGTCTGTGCATTCAGAACAGAGACGAGTGGGCTGCAGCAGGAGATGGCAAAGAACAGAGAGGAGAATCGCTTCTTGCAGCTGGAGTCTGCCAGGTGGAAAGAGCAGTGCAGACAAATTAGAGAGCCACAAACGCTGAAG GAGCAGCTGCATTCCCAAATGATCCAGATTCTCAGATATGAACTTGGATTAAAGAGGGAAGagttgagaaagaaagaagaaataatcGAGTGGAGCATGCACATTCTGGGAAGGTTTCTTTTG AACATGAAGTCAATGCATTCAGCTTTGTCCATCAGAGATCTCCACAGTGAAGAAGACCATTTCAACTCTCCTTATGTCCAGAAAGCATCTCACCTCTTGTCAAAAATCTGCAGTCTTCTGGCTCTTGCAGAAGGATTACTTACCTGCCAG GACACAGATAATCAGGCAATTGCTGAATGTTCCACGGAAAGTGAAACTGTTATTGAAGTGAAGGGGAAAATGCAGCGCctgttatttaaaaagaaaagcttggAGAAAGAG GCTACAGAAGCTGGCGAAGAGGAATCAGAAAATGGCGGAGACCTGCCTGATCTTCTGAGAACAAAACTGAGTGAATACCACAAGCAAACTGATGAGCTCCAAGCTGAG ATTAAAGCACTGGAAGCTAATTTGGCATCCAAAGAAGAAGTATGCAAGAAGCTCACTGGAGAAATTGTCGAGCTTCAGAAGGACTTGGGCAGCTTGACATGCAAG gtgacATCATATGAGGAAATTATTGAATGTGCTGACAAAAGGCTTGAACAAGCCAATTCAGAAATATCTGA tttagagaaaagaaacCAGGATTTGGAAGATTTAATTAAGAAGTTCAGAATGAATACCAGAAAGCTGAG GCAAGGGTGGTGTTCATTTTTCCCAAAAATGTGGATTCAGGGG GATTTTCAAAAACTGAGTGGAACCCATTTAGTTACTAAAGGACAAACAATTAAATATGCCAAGTATGATTGTCATTGTCACTGCAGCAAAGTAGGTTTACAAATGACATATTAA
- the CAGE1 gene encoding cancer-associated gene 1 protein isoform X3 — translation MSEVVNPVSTSNIYLDLESCSTSSEISQNEVQDSMRKSGLDCTLYKEDHHSELMFEDFTFDFEDASEKQMSPLSTLRTCPIMKDSSFITEWKESNEGLLDQGELEQQCRVPGWEEEWYRTGKESDPEDSQEVVTETASQAEELLVETSDVPIMGESLLDCIVKESPIVSSFLTQPTGSLLKTDVCAANEDLIVQWNGSNAIEKASDEGDTMETGHHNGSMKYFQDSELTVLPNAVDENLDYIRTLVQSNRHLKECLKSNIACCISEEKVDDSTLLPENVENMSEGEHNTEPSPLRPEKSSFMAEEGIQGDRGDKALSPTHSTKSCCLSPYGASDKLWNTPEFCPKQLLLQEGDMDFSKVMKDLELDQQKHLPHILGLQYGNIFSEKTKEIEKLLLEEGDADLKNIIQALEQGQKRQQIQVLDLYHCDVSLAKRFKEQEVDFFMKHDFIDTIRKLKENTADLIEAMSKVTGKKEEAEGCPKCMMGASGKTKDDLQDFGSEKKALVLQLEKLSADYRVLQEKHQAEVEEKVKCMAQCKELDCALRKKEQEIQELNRVVQKLEREASSTMSALHKLRGESEDAQKRSLSLEAELQRQKDERLAEREGLGCRYNKLLAQIKLLQAEFESERAEMEKMQQQVCAFRTETSGLQQEMAKNREENRFLQLESARWKEQCRQIREPQTLKEQLHSQMIQILRYELGLKREELRKKEEIIEWSMHILGRFLLNMKSMHSALSIRDLHSEEDHFNSPYVQKASHLLSKICSLLALAEGLLTCQDTDNQAIAECSTESETVIEVKGKMQRLLFKKKSLEKELRKHKENIAAMRELIINEKVSEDPDTEATEAGEEESENGGDLPDLLRTKLSEYHKQTDELQAEVTSYEEIIECADKRLEQANSEISDLEKRNQDLEDLIKKFRMNTRKLRQGWCSFFPKMWIQGDFQKLSGTHLVTKGQTIKYAKYDCHCHCSKVGLQMTY, via the exons ATGAGTGAAGTAGTAAACCCTGTTTCCACCAGCAACATTTATTTGGACCTAGAAAGCTGCAGCACATCTTCAGAGATCTCCCAA aatGAAGTGCAGGATTCAATGAGGAAAAGTGGACTTGACTGCACACTCTACAAAGAAGACCATCATTCTGAGCTGATGTTTGAAGATTTCACATTTG ATTTTGAAGATGCTTCAGAGAAACAAATGTCGCCATTGAGCACGCTAAGAACTTGCCCTATAATGAAAGATTCCTCCTTTATCACTGAGTGGAAGGAATCCAACGAGGGATTATTGGACCAAGGAGAATTAGAGCAACAGTGCAGGGTGCCGGGTTGGGAGGAGGAATGGTACAGAACGGGGAAAGAATCTGATCCAGAAGATTCACAGGAAGTCGTAACTGAAACTGCCAGCCAAGCAGAGGAGTTACTGGTGGAAACATCAGATGTGCCTATCATGGGAGAGTCCTTATTGGACTGCATTGTTAAGGAATCGCCCATTGTGTCAAGTTTTCTCACACAGCCCACAGGTTCTTTATTGAAGACAGATGTGTGTGCGGCTAATGAAGACTTAATTGTCCAATGGAATGGCTCAAATGCGATTGAAAAAGCATCAGATGAAGGAGATACG ATGGAGACTGGACACCACAATGGATCAATGAAATATTTCCAGGACTCTGAGCTCACGGTTTTGCCAAATGCTGTGGATGAAAACCTAGATTACATTCGCACTCTGGTGCAGTCAAACAGACATTTAAAAGAATGTCTCAAGAGCAATATAGCATGTTGTATCAGTGAAGAGAAAGTGGACGATAGCACACTTCTACCAGAAAAT GTTGAAAATATGTCCGAAGGAGAGCATAACACTGAGCCTTCACCTCTCCGTCCAGAGAAGTCCTCCTTCATGGCAGAAGAAGGTATACAAGGGGACAGAGGCGACAAAGCTCTTTCCCCAACCCATTCAACAAAGAGCTGCTGCTTGAGTCCTTATGGAGCTTCAGACAAACTCTGGAACACCCCAGAATTTTGTCCAAAGCAGTTGCTGCTTCAAGAAGGCGATATGGACTTCAGCAAGGTCATGAAGGACTTAGAGCTGGATCAGCAGAAGCACCTGCCCCATATCTTGGGTCTTCAGTATGGCAATATATTTTCTGAGAAGACCAAAGAAATTGAGAAACTCCTTCTTGAGGAAGGAGATGCGGATTTGAAAAATATCATCCAGGCACTAGAGCAAGGCCAAAAGAGGCAACAGATCCAAGTATTGGACCTTTATCATTGTGATGTTTCTTTGGCGAAAAGGTTTAAAGAGCAGGAGGTGGACTTTTTCATGAAGCACGACTTTATTGACACCATTAGGAAGCTGAAGGAGAACACTGCTGATCTCATAGAAGCAATGAGCAAAGTcacaggaaagaaggaagaggcagaggggtGCCCGAAGTGCATGATGGGAGCCTCAGGAAAAACTAAGGATGATCTCCAGGACTTTGGGTCTGAGAAGAAAGCTCTGGTGCTGCAGTTGGAAAAGCTCAGTGCAGACTACAGAGTTCTTCAAGAAAAGCACCAGGCAGAGGTAGAAGAGAAGGTCAAGTGTATGGCTCAGTGTAAGGAGCTGGACTGCGCTCTCCGCAAGAAGGAGCAAGAGATACAAGAGCTGAATCGCGTCGTGCAAAAATTGGAGCGTGAAGCCAGCAGCACCATGTCGGCTCTGCACAAACTGAGGGGAGAAAGTGAGGACGCTCAGAAGCGTTCCTTGTCCTTGGAGGCAGAACTGCAGAGGCAGAAGGACGAGAGGCtggcagaaagggaggggctgggCTGCAGATACAATAAGCTGCTTGCTCAGATTAAACTCCTGCAGGCGGAATTTGAGAGCGAGCGGGCCGAGATGGAGAAAATGCAACAGCAGGTCTGTGCATTCAGAACAGAGACGAGTGGGCTGCAGCAGGAGATGGCAAAGAACAGAGAGGAGAATCGCTTCTTGCAGCTGGAGTCTGCCAGGTGGAAAGAGCAGTGCAGACAAATTAGAGAGCCACAAACGCTGAAG GAGCAGCTGCATTCCCAAATGATCCAGATTCTCAGATATGAACTTGGATTAAAGAGGGAAGagttgagaaagaaagaagaaataatcGAGTGGAGCATGCACATTCTGGGAAGGTTTCTTTTG AACATGAAGTCAATGCATTCAGCTTTGTCCATCAGAGATCTCCACAGTGAAGAAGACCATTTCAACTCTCCTTATGTCCAGAAAGCATCTCACCTCTTGTCAAAAATCTGCAGTCTTCTGGCTCTTGCAGAAGGATTACTTACCTGCCAG GACACAGATAATCAGGCAATTGCTGAATGTTCCACGGAAAGTGAAACTGTTATTGAAGTGAAGGGGAAAATGCAGCGCctgttatttaaaaagaaaagcttggAGAAAGAG TTGAGGAAGCACAAGGAAAACATAGCAGCCATGAGGGAGTTGATAATTAATGAGAAAGTGTCTGAAGACCCTGATACTGAG GCTACAGAAGCTGGCGAAGAGGAATCAGAAAATGGCGGAGACCTGCCTGATCTTCTGAGAACAAAACTGAGTGAATACCACAAGCAAACTGATGAGCTCCAAGCTGAG gtgacATCATATGAGGAAATTATTGAATGTGCTGACAAAAGGCTTGAACAAGCCAATTCAGAAATATCTGA tttagagaaaagaaacCAGGATTTGGAAGATTTAATTAAGAAGTTCAGAATGAATACCAGAAAGCTGAG GCAAGGGTGGTGTTCATTTTTCCCAAAAATGTGGATTCAGGGG GATTTTCAAAAACTGAGTGGAACCCATTTAGTTACTAAAGGACAAACAATTAAATATGCCAAGTATGATTGTCATTGTCACTGCAGCAAAGTAGGTTTACAAATGACATATTAA
- the CAGE1 gene encoding cancer-associated gene 1 protein isoform X1, protein MSEVVNPVSTSNIYLDLESCSTSSEISQNEVQDSMRKSGLDCTLYKEDHHSELMFEDFTFDFEDASEKQMSPLSTLRTCPIMKDSSFITEWKESNEGLLDQGELEQQCRVPGWEEEWYRTGKESDPEDSQEVVTETASQAEELLVETSDVPIMGESLLDCIVKESPIVSSFLTQPTGSLLKTDVCAANEDLIVQWNGSNAIEKASDEGDTMETGHHNGSMKYFQDSELTVLPNAVDENLDYIRTLVQSNRHLKECLKSNIACCISEEKVDDSTLLPENVENMSEGEHNTEPSPLRPEKSSFMAEEGIQGDRGDKALSPTHSTKSCCLSPYGASDKLWNTPEFCPKQLLLQEGDMDFSKVMKDLELDQQKHLPHILGLQYGNIFSEKTKEIEKLLLEEGDADLKNIIQALEQGQKRQQIQVLDLYHCDVSLAKRFKEQEVDFFMKHDFIDTIRKLKENTADLIEAMSKVTGKKEEAEGCPKCMMGASGKTKDDLQDFGSEKKALVLQLEKLSADYRVLQEKHQAEVEEKVKCMAQCKELDCALRKKEQEIQELNRVVQKLEREASSTMSALHKLRGESEDAQKRSLSLEAELQRQKDERLAEREGLGCRYNKLLAQIKLLQAEFESERAEMEKMQQQVCAFRTETSGLQQEMAKNREENRFLQLESARWKEQCRQIREPQTLKEQLHSQMIQILRYELGLKREELRKKEEIIEWSMHILGRFLLNMKSMHSALSIRDLHSEEDHFNSPYVQKASHLLSKICSLLALAEGLLTCQDTDNQAIAECSTESETVIEVKGKMQRLLFKKKSLEKELRKHKENIAAMRELIINEKVSEDPDTEATEAGEEESENGGDLPDLLRTKLSEYHKQTDELQAEIKALEANLASKEEVCKKLTGEIVELQKDLGSLTCKVTSYEEIIECADKRLEQANSEISDLEKRNQDLEDLIKKFRMNTRKLRQGWCSFFPKMWIQGDFQKLSGTHLVTKGQTIKYAKYDCHCHCSKVGLQMTY, encoded by the exons ATGAGTGAAGTAGTAAACCCTGTTTCCACCAGCAACATTTATTTGGACCTAGAAAGCTGCAGCACATCTTCAGAGATCTCCCAA aatGAAGTGCAGGATTCAATGAGGAAAAGTGGACTTGACTGCACACTCTACAAAGAAGACCATCATTCTGAGCTGATGTTTGAAGATTTCACATTTG ATTTTGAAGATGCTTCAGAGAAACAAATGTCGCCATTGAGCACGCTAAGAACTTGCCCTATAATGAAAGATTCCTCCTTTATCACTGAGTGGAAGGAATCCAACGAGGGATTATTGGACCAAGGAGAATTAGAGCAACAGTGCAGGGTGCCGGGTTGGGAGGAGGAATGGTACAGAACGGGGAAAGAATCTGATCCAGAAGATTCACAGGAAGTCGTAACTGAAACTGCCAGCCAAGCAGAGGAGTTACTGGTGGAAACATCAGATGTGCCTATCATGGGAGAGTCCTTATTGGACTGCATTGTTAAGGAATCGCCCATTGTGTCAAGTTTTCTCACACAGCCCACAGGTTCTTTATTGAAGACAGATGTGTGTGCGGCTAATGAAGACTTAATTGTCCAATGGAATGGCTCAAATGCGATTGAAAAAGCATCAGATGAAGGAGATACG ATGGAGACTGGACACCACAATGGATCAATGAAATATTTCCAGGACTCTGAGCTCACGGTTTTGCCAAATGCTGTGGATGAAAACCTAGATTACATTCGCACTCTGGTGCAGTCAAACAGACATTTAAAAGAATGTCTCAAGAGCAATATAGCATGTTGTATCAGTGAAGAGAAAGTGGACGATAGCACACTTCTACCAGAAAAT GTTGAAAATATGTCCGAAGGAGAGCATAACACTGAGCCTTCACCTCTCCGTCCAGAGAAGTCCTCCTTCATGGCAGAAGAAGGTATACAAGGGGACAGAGGCGACAAAGCTCTTTCCCCAACCCATTCAACAAAGAGCTGCTGCTTGAGTCCTTATGGAGCTTCAGACAAACTCTGGAACACCCCAGAATTTTGTCCAAAGCAGTTGCTGCTTCAAGAAGGCGATATGGACTTCAGCAAGGTCATGAAGGACTTAGAGCTGGATCAGCAGAAGCACCTGCCCCATATCTTGGGTCTTCAGTATGGCAATATATTTTCTGAGAAGACCAAAGAAATTGAGAAACTCCTTCTTGAGGAAGGAGATGCGGATTTGAAAAATATCATCCAGGCACTAGAGCAAGGCCAAAAGAGGCAACAGATCCAAGTATTGGACCTTTATCATTGTGATGTTTCTTTGGCGAAAAGGTTTAAAGAGCAGGAGGTGGACTTTTTCATGAAGCACGACTTTATTGACACCATTAGGAAGCTGAAGGAGAACACTGCTGATCTCATAGAAGCAATGAGCAAAGTcacaggaaagaaggaagaggcagaggggtGCCCGAAGTGCATGATGGGAGCCTCAGGAAAAACTAAGGATGATCTCCAGGACTTTGGGTCTGAGAAGAAAGCTCTGGTGCTGCAGTTGGAAAAGCTCAGTGCAGACTACAGAGTTCTTCAAGAAAAGCACCAGGCAGAGGTAGAAGAGAAGGTCAAGTGTATGGCTCAGTGTAAGGAGCTGGACTGCGCTCTCCGCAAGAAGGAGCAAGAGATACAAGAGCTGAATCGCGTCGTGCAAAAATTGGAGCGTGAAGCCAGCAGCACCATGTCGGCTCTGCACAAACTGAGGGGAGAAAGTGAGGACGCTCAGAAGCGTTCCTTGTCCTTGGAGGCAGAACTGCAGAGGCAGAAGGACGAGAGGCtggcagaaagggaggggctgggCTGCAGATACAATAAGCTGCTTGCTCAGATTAAACTCCTGCAGGCGGAATTTGAGAGCGAGCGGGCCGAGATGGAGAAAATGCAACAGCAGGTCTGTGCATTCAGAACAGAGACGAGTGGGCTGCAGCAGGAGATGGCAAAGAACAGAGAGGAGAATCGCTTCTTGCAGCTGGAGTCTGCCAGGTGGAAAGAGCAGTGCAGACAAATTAGAGAGCCACAAACGCTGAAG GAGCAGCTGCATTCCCAAATGATCCAGATTCTCAGATATGAACTTGGATTAAAGAGGGAAGagttgagaaagaaagaagaaataatcGAGTGGAGCATGCACATTCTGGGAAGGTTTCTTTTG AACATGAAGTCAATGCATTCAGCTTTGTCCATCAGAGATCTCCACAGTGAAGAAGACCATTTCAACTCTCCTTATGTCCAGAAAGCATCTCACCTCTTGTCAAAAATCTGCAGTCTTCTGGCTCTTGCAGAAGGATTACTTACCTGCCAG GACACAGATAATCAGGCAATTGCTGAATGTTCCACGGAAAGTGAAACTGTTATTGAAGTGAAGGGGAAAATGCAGCGCctgttatttaaaaagaaaagcttggAGAAAGAG TTGAGGAAGCACAAGGAAAACATAGCAGCCATGAGGGAGTTGATAATTAATGAGAAAGTGTCTGAAGACCCTGATACTGAG GCTACAGAAGCTGGCGAAGAGGAATCAGAAAATGGCGGAGACCTGCCTGATCTTCTGAGAACAAAACTGAGTGAATACCACAAGCAAACTGATGAGCTCCAAGCTGAG ATTAAAGCACTGGAAGCTAATTTGGCATCCAAAGAAGAAGTATGCAAGAAGCTCACTGGAGAAATTGTCGAGCTTCAGAAGGACTTGGGCAGCTTGACATGCAAG gtgacATCATATGAGGAAATTATTGAATGTGCTGACAAAAGGCTTGAACAAGCCAATTCAGAAATATCTGA tttagagaaaagaaacCAGGATTTGGAAGATTTAATTAAGAAGTTCAGAATGAATACCAGAAAGCTGAG GCAAGGGTGGTGTTCATTTTTCCCAAAAATGTGGATTCAGGGG GATTTTCAAAAACTGAGTGGAACCCATTTAGTTACTAAAGGACAAACAATTAAATATGCCAAGTATGATTGTCATTGTCACTGCAGCAAAGTAGGTTTACAAATGACATATTAA